Sequence from the Phragmites australis chromosome 6, lpPhrAust1.1, whole genome shotgun sequence genome:
CAGGCGATAACACTTGCCAGGGCCAGTACGCCCAGCACGCCCTGCTCTTTGCTTCGCAGATGCTTGCGAGATTGGAGTAATGACCAACGAATCAAGCCCTTGTTTTGAGTTATACACATTAATTTTGGCAAAACCAGGATCCACTACGTAATATATGCCATCAATTGTCAAAGAAGCTTCAGCAATATTGGTGGCCACAACAACTTTCCTCTTACCAGGTGGAGCTGGGTCAAAGATCTTTGACTGCATCTCACTAGGAAGGGCACTATAGACGGGCAAAATTATCATCTCTGGAACATCCTTGCCTAGTCCCTTCATCCTCTCGTATAGACATTGGCAGGCATGGTCAATTTCCTCTTGTCCGGTCAAGAAAAGAAGGACATCTCCTTCTGGCTCTGTCAAGTGAATCTGCAACACAGTAATCAACGCTGCATCCAAGTAATCACTCTCAGGTTGTTTAGTGTAGAGTATCTCCACTGGGAACGTTCTTCCAGGAATTGTGAAGATGTTACAATTAAAGAAATATCCTGAGAACTTCTCAGCATCCAGGGTGGCCGAAGTAACAATAAGCCTCATATCAGATCTGCGCTTAATAAGCTGTTTCAGCAAACCAAAGAGCACATCTGTGTGGATCGTCCTTTCATGGGCTTCATCAAGCATGATAACCGAATACTGGGAAAGGTTCTCATCAACTAAAATCTCACGCAGAAGCATACCATCAGTCATGTATTTTATCACTGTGTCTGGCCCAGTACAGTCCTCAAAACGGATGGCATAACCAACTTCCTCTCCCAGCCGACATCCAAATTCTTCTGCCACTCTCTTTGCAACAGACATTGCAGCAACTCTGCGAGGTTGAGTACACCCAATTTTACCCCTTGTGGTGTAACCTGCCTCAGCCAAATATTGAGTCACCTGTGTTGTCTTGCCGGAACCAGTCTCTCCAATAACAACCAAAACTTGATTGTCATGTACAGCTTGTATCAGTTctttcttcaacttgtatatgGGAAGAGACTGCCTCTGGTCCTGTATTGAAAGCTTCGACCTTTGCCCAAAAGTTAAAGCCTTTCCATAGGCCTCCTTCTTCCATTCTGGCATGTCATAAGCTGAAAGGCCGACACCTCTCAGCTCCTGAGCAAGGTGTCGCTCACCTGTGTCAGGCATTGGGTCCTCCCATGGTCGATTCAAATCCTTGGGAATTGAGTCCAGCATTGCTCTCTGCTCCTGTTCCCGAACCTCACGGCGCTCCTTTATGAGGGCAGACTGTAGGGCTGCTGCTCGGCTTAATGAACCCTCGGGATTCTTAAAAATCTTAACAGGTGACATGTCAATTGAAAACCTGCTCTGGCCCTGCAAGAACGCTGGTTCATCCTCATTGAGCTCAATCTCAAGCTCTTCCTCTGCACCTTCCTCCTGGTACATCATACCatccccatcctcatcaaaCATTGGGTAATCCCTCACGTCCAGAACACCCGAAGCAATCAGCTGCTTTGCCTCCCATCTCTCAGGCGAGCTCATCCGCTTGAGTGGCCGCCGTGATGGTGGtgcagcctcatcctcctctgTAATGATAATGCCCGACAGACCCAACCTCCTGCCAGATCCCACACCACTGCCACCAGATGGGTTGGCCCTTGGCGCATCATCCCCTCCACGCTGCATCGGAAGGAGGTCCTTCCCAGTATCCTGATCCACATCCCGCATTGATAAACTCAACTTCTGCCCCTTCACCGAAACTACCTTCACATAGACCTCCTGGTCACGCTTCACCACCTCCTTCGCATTGGCCACCCGTCTGCTTGCCATCTGCGAGACATGCACAAGCCCCTCACGGCCACCTTGGACACCCTCAAGCCTGACAAAGCACCCGGTATCCATCACTCGTGTCACCCTTCCTCGGTACACCTGGTACAGCTCTGGCTCCCCACTGGGATTTGCAGCAGCAACCTCCCTCTCCCTACCCCAAACTCTCCTatcctcctcttcatcctcatcctcatacCTCCTACTCCTCCGGTCCCTATCTCTATCCCTCTCCATGTCTCTGTCCCTTCCCCTGTCCCGTTCTCGATCCCGATCCTGCTGCCGGTTGCCGTCACGATCTCGGCCTCGGTCATGGTCTCTATCTCGACGGCCGTCTCGATCCCTGTCGCGGCCGCTGCGGTCACGGTCGTGGTCCCGGCCGCCGCGGTCCCGGTCGCCGCGGTAACGGTCGTGGTCACGGCCGCCGCGATCGTAATCGCGGTCCCGGCCACGCCCGTCGCGGTGGCGGTCTCGGTCATCTCTGACGggggcggccgcggcggcgtcaCGCTCGAGCTCGAGGCGGAGGTTGCGGGCATGATCGGGGTCGTCGGGGCGGGATAGCCCGGGGAACTTGGAGGTGCCGTCGCCCTGCTTCCCGCCGTTGGCGGCGGAACTAGGGCTGGCGGGCGGCGGGAGGATGGCGTGAATGATGGTGAGGAGCGTGCGGACGAAGTAGTCGGGGAAGTCGGCGCCCTTCTCCTTGAGCCTGGCGTCGAACTCGGCGACGGAGGTGGAGTCGCGGCCGAGCTCCGTGATGAACTCGGCCAGCACCTTGTCCCCAACGCCGATGTGGGTCTCCAGCTCGGAGCAGACCTTGGAGACCAGGGAGAGGTACTCCAGCTTCCGGAGACCATCGTCGCcgggccccgccgccgccggcgccatggctggtggtggtggaggaggagaagctaGGGTTTGGCGATTCGGATTGATTCGGGTTGGATTGGGCTTGCGGCTTTGGGGGTGGTGCGTTTGGAAGGCTGGAATCGTACCCGTCCCGTCCCGGCTGTTTTTACCGTAGAGAGGAGGCGCCCGTTGGATTCCAGATCCGACTGGAAATGGGGGCTGTTTGAGATCCAGTTTGTTTTACCCGGAGCTATTATAGATTTTTAGAAGTTTATTGTAAAAAGTTGAGGTTATTGGCATCTTAGATTACGAAAGGACTGGATTGCTGTTTTTTATGCAATATCTGTAATACTCTAGTTGCTGTGAGTGTATATTTTTCGATTTATCAATTTGTATGttgtttttcatatttttaaataCGAATTCGCAAATTGAAATAGCAAATAATACATTATCAGCATATTAAGTAAAGAGGTACCCTGACTAAACGGATCTCATAAAGGGTATAAGCAACTAGAGGAACATACTTCTGAAAAACTAGTCATTCGGGCAACCAGGATATGATTACTATGGCCAGGATAAGACCTCCCGCGACCAGTCCCACTGGTTGCGGGGATAGATTTGATACACCCATCTGAGGCGTTTTTGCTGGAATGCGCTTAAATGCATTTCTTCACCAGGCGTCGATTTCGATGGATAAAGTCATGGGTGGTACAAGGGAGGTAGTATTATCCCATCATGTAGCGATAAAAGGCAACGAGGTGAGGCTTCGCAGGCCGGTGCAGCGCCAGGCGACAGGTGGGATGTTATTGGGAACGGTGTGGAGATGCAAGTGGATGAGGATGGTGCAGAAGGGCATCAATCCATCTCATCACATTAAATGCTACGACAGAGGACTCTTCAAGCCTGGTTACGACGGCGGCACGGCATACGACACCATCTGAACAGGTGGGCATACCTGGTCCTCCataatgatgatttgagttagatattgGAACGGGCAGAGGTCATCTTGTAGGACCCACATGTAAGTCCTCTTTCATCCCTattatataaagggatgaggaccccattCAAGGAGGGAGGGCTCCGGGCAACCAGCTAGAACACCATCTGTAACCAACTGAGATCTACAATAACACATAACATATGATTGTTATCATTCGGGAGACCTGAACCTATATAACCCCTTGTGTCTCCAAACCCATTGCCTACATATAGACACGTCCAGTCTCTGAAACAtggttcacgcacccactgtttaacataccccagaatcactgtcaggATTTACCTTCGACATACATCattcataaaaaatacttttgtcCTTACAAATGACCTTTCAAGCACTATCTACTCTCTCATAGCAAATAAAGTATCAATAATATTGTCACAAATTCATGTCAGGAGTTTCATCTCCTAATTCATTGTGATCACTTCCTTGAGATGAAGATGCTTAGTCCGGAATGAagttttcatcttgatcacatatcTCAAAATCTTCATCCCTCAAAGCACTATCTCTAATGAAGTGAGAGGCATGTATGCAatgattatttttgtttgcttaaCCATAGGATAACTTGGCAAGCCTAATAATATTCtctacttcatcttcaaaaTACCAAATGATCATTCAATCACATTACAGAGAGATAAATATGAGTGGTTATAAATTTCTTTCTTACCACTAGGATTGTGGCCCTTGATGAAACTCTTGTAAATGgtacttctctcttttgtatggAGCTAGATAACCCGCTCGGTTAGGATAGTCCAAATAAACAAGATAATATTTTTCTGAAAGAGAACAATCGATCTGAGAAATAATTTGGACAATGTTACATGTGAAATGACAATGAGACCATATTTTATAATACCTTGTGGTAGATGTGGAAACTTATCGGCATATTTGAATAAAGCCTCATTGAACACCCTCATGTCATGTAACAAGCAGGACCATCCGGCAACAACAAAAGTGAACCTTATGTTAAAGTCATATACGATCAACACATTTTAAGTTGCATATCCATGACGTCCAACATGTGCAATCAAGTTTGTCGAATGCATACTAATAGGTATATGTGTACCATCTATTGCACCTATGCAGTTATTGAAATGTGGTACAAACCAAGGATCTTCAAGTTTAGCATGCACTGTCCTAAACTCTGGATCAATTGGTTTGATAAGATCTTGTGCAAGAAGATTGATACTATCCAACACTTCAAGAAATTTCTTACTAATTATTTTGGTTGACCTCTCAAATCAGTTTGTAACTTGAATAAATGATTGTGGACCATCAATGGTTCATAGAAACATGCCTAAACATTCAATAGAAGTCATACTTCTAGTTGACTTGAGTGGATTGTTACTACAATTGTTACTACCACCTCGCTTCTTTCTCGTTGGCCCATAGGGTTCTCTCCCTTTTTTCTTGGGCTATTAACACAATTGTTACTAGCACCTCGCTTCAGTGGATTGGCAACCTTTCTAGTATTGTTGCTATCCTCaggttcttcatcttcttccttatCATTCTCATTGTTCTCATTTCTTTGCACTTCTTCACCGggaacacaagaagaagaaccataCACTGCACTATGATCAAACATCATCACAAGCTCAGAAAGACACTCAGTGGGCCATTTTGAAGCTTCTTCCATTCAGAATGATTCTAAAAACCAAAGAAGATAATGTTAGAGAACATATATGCCACAAAATAATGAATTGGAATAATGAATGTATAAAAGAGATTACCTTTGTGTTAACTGTCCACCAATTGTTGTAAGCTACAATTGTTTATTTAGTATTATCCCATCCAAATTTAGTAGCTTTATTGATAGTTAACTAGAATGTGTATAGACCCTTAAGTGCATtctattggttttttaattgcAGTCTTGAATGATGTTTCCTTGTCCTTGTAAAGAACTTCTAACCAAAGTTCTTGTATGCTCTGTTAGTCAATAGTTCATGAGGGCTATTCCCAGCATTTATTTCATCAATACATATATCACAGAACACCCTATTATGAAATGAATCTCAATTGGCTTTATCGAAAGGACCATCATTCATCTATTGTTTCACAAATACAGACAATGCAGATGAGAAACAGAAAGTATAATCTACAGATCAACGTGCATTAAGTATCAAGGACAAGATGCTTTCATGTGTTTTACAGCATGTTCAGTATTTTGTCAAAGGGCCTATTTGCTTAGACGCTCCATTTTCAGCTTCAAAAGAAGCTACAACATGAACAGTATTCAGGTGCAAGATGAAAGGATCAAGAACCTGAGATGTCTAGCCTCAAACCTGACAAATCTGTATTGAAGCAAGATGCAAGGATCAAGAAACgatgaattttgtaaaaaggATCAAAATCCCCTCGTATTTGTAAAAAGGATCTTCCCTTGCATTTGTCAGGGAAACGGTGTATTTGTGACTATACAACCAGAGGAAAGTGGGAACATGTGATTCTTGTATCCCAATGTAAATTTCAACTTTAGTTAAATTTTGGCTTGAATTGATATCGATCAAAATGTCCTTTTCAGTTCATCAGCGCCACTGAAAACTAGAACCATTTCTACTGGAAAATGCTAGTGTAAATCGGAAGGAGATGCTCACAAGCATGGCATACATAACACATCAACAGTTTCCTAACAGCAAAGGCTAGTGGGAAATGGAAGGAGATCCATGCTCATCTTGCGCGTTGGCGGTGGGGAAGATGACTGTTGGAGATGGGAGGACAATCAGTGGAGAAGATGACTGCCGGAGATGGCGCATTGTCGGCTTCTGCGTGGCGGCTATCGGCCAGGGGCGTCAATTGAAGGAGAGAGGGCCCCGGTGGTAGGGAGGCGCCTCTGCTGGGAGGGACGATCGATGGTGGGAGGCAGCTTTGACAGGGAGGAAGGCACATCAGCGGGGAGTCACGTGGGTGGGGAGGCGACAGCAACGAGGAGGCATGGTGAGATCTGGCCGTCTAGGGGGAGCAGGTGCGGGAGGGGGGAGCGCGATGGGGGAGGCAGATCTAGGGTACCTAATGCAACAACGCGTCTGATAGGAGGAATAGAAGGAAGGTAGCCAGTGAGGGGTAGAGGGGCTAGGAACTTGGATTAGCTATGGGCGAGCGGGCAAGAGGGCCAGGGAGCGTGGGGCGATAGGGGAAGAGGTTCGGGACGGGGAGCCTGGTCAAAGGGTACATCTGTGGCATTTACGGGTAATTTCACCCTAAGTTCAATGTCCATTTTCGTAATTGTGACTATCACAATCTGTGGAATTTGGTGAAACTCAGATTACTGAATTGTTATAATTTGAGGGTCAGATTAGCATAATCTGGGATCAGAATCTGCCTGTTTGGCACAATTATAGATTGTACAATCATAATTTCACAATTTGAAGTTAAAACAAACCAGTCCTGAGTTGTTTAGCGAGAAGGGCTTTGACTTTTCAGGCCATCCGGACTGCAAAACGGGAGTttccatttttatttttcatctaGTCTTAGAGCTGTTTGGTTGCAAGACCAATAATTTCAGCATTCTTTAATTTTCAAAACCttctcatattatttttgattGTGAACATTTTTTGCCACAACATTGTAGGAGACGACGCTATTGTTTGCGTGATTCTACTTTGCCATGCCACGAAGAGCCTCTTTTTGTACGGAACAGCAGGGCAGGCTTTTTCCATTAATAAAAAGAATGACTACAGAAGGGTTACAAGGACAGCATGTCCCAAAAAGAAAGGTAGAGAGATACATCAAGGGATACTATTTAGCTAAGCAACGAGAAGAACTTTGACAGTGTTTTGCTCTATGTGCAACCAGAGCGAATTCATTTTTGAATGCTTTTTCCATCTATTCAAAGAGAGGTCACCTCCATGGAAGATAATATTATTTCGGTGACACCTGATTGACTAGAATGTTATAATAATAATCTCTCTGAAAAATAAGGATGAATCCAAACTCACCATCGACAAGCATGTCATGCACCAGTAGAGAGAGGTCCATTGAATGAGTAAAAGTCTGAATTGGGGTAGTTATCAAAGACTCCCGACGCCCTTTAGTTCCGTAGGTCTAGATTCGAGGACTGTCAGGCTCAGGACCCTTCCAGGACCTATGGCTTCGGAGGATctcggaggctatgccttcagaGCCCTCTAGACTCTCGGAGTCATCGGTCCTTCAGAAGGATTAACCAGGAGGAGGCTCGTAGGCCGCTCCCCACTTGCAGTGAAGTGACCAGCATTCAATACCCGTCAGATGGTGACCGTCTGACATGCTGGTGCAAGTAGTGGTTGTTTGACACGTTGGTGCAAGTGGTAGCCACTGGGTACGCTGGTGCAGTGCAATGTTGGAATAGACGATCAGCCACTAGCACAACCACCTTACTAGCCGTAGCAATGATTTACGGGGTTATGCCTATGCCCTGCTTTATAGAAAATAATCTGTATGTCTACCAGCCTCATATGGGTACGTTTGTACATTTACACTCtaaatatcagtataaatactGATCCTTGGCCACCAAACCAAGAGAGACATATTTCCCTGAGAACTTCAGGCACTCTTATCCTATTTACTTCTCCTCCAAATTTGAACCACACCTATGAGTTAAT
This genomic interval carries:
- the LOC133922242 gene encoding probable pre-mRNA-splicing factor ATP-dependent RNA helicase DEAH5; translated protein: MAPAAAGPGDDGLRKLEYLSLVSKVCSELETHIGVGDKVLAEFITELGRDSTSVAEFDARLKEKGADFPDYFVRTLLTIIHAILPPPASPSSAANGGKQGDGTSKFPGLSRPDDPDHARNLRLELERDAAAAAPVRDDRDRHRDGRGRDRDYDRGGRDHDRYRGDRDRGGRDHDRDRSGRDRDRDGRRDRDHDRGRDRDGNRQQDRDRERDRGRDRDMERDRDRDRRSRRYEDEDEEEDRRVWGREREVAAANPSGEPELYQVYRGRVTRVMDTGCFVRLEGVQGGREGLVHVSQMASRRVANAKEVVKRDQEVYVKVVSVKGQKLSLSMRDVDQDTGKDLLPMQRGGDDAPRANPSGGSGVGSGRRLGLSGIIITEEDEAAPPSRRPLKRMSSPERWEAKQLIASGVLDVRDYPMFDEDGDGMMYQEEGAEEELEIELNEDEPAFLQGQSRFSIDMSPVKIFKNPEGSLSRAAALQSALIKERREVREQEQRAMLDSIPKDLNRPWEDPMPDTGERHLAQELRGVGLSAYDMPEWKKEAYGKALTFGQRSKLSIQDQRQSLPIYKLKKELIQAVHDNQVLVVIGETGSGKTTQVTQYLAEAGYTTRGKIGCTQPRRVAAMSVAKRVAEEFGCRLGEEVGYAIRFEDCTGPDTVIKYMTDGMLLREILVDENLSQYSVIMLDEAHERTIHTDVLFGLLKQLIKRRSDMRLIVTSATLDAEKFSGYFFNCNIFTIPGRTFPVEILYTKQPESDYLDAALITVLQIHLTEPEGDVLLFLTGQEEIDHACQCLYERMKGLGKDVPEMIILPVYSALPSEMQSKIFDPAPPGKRKVVVATNIAEASLTIDGIYYVVDPGFAKINVYNSKQGLDSLVITPISQASAKQRAGRAGRTGPGKCYRLYTESAYRNEMSPTTIPEIQRINLGSTVLNMKAMGINDLLSFDFMDPPAPQALISAMEQLYSLGALDEEGLLTKLGRKMAEFPLDPPLSKMLLASVDLGCTDEILTIIAMIQTGNIFYRPREKQAQADQKRAKFFQPEGDHLTLLAVYEAWKAKNFSGPWCFENFVQSRSLRRAQDVRKQLLTIMDRYKLDVVSAGKNFTKIRKAITAGFFFHAARKDPQEGYRTLVENQPVYIHPSSALFQRQPDWVIYHELVMTTKEYMREVTVIDPKWLVELAPRFYKGADPAKMSKRKRQERIEPLYDRYHEPNSWRLSKRRA